The sequence CATACAAATCCTctgtaaataaaaagtaaaaaaagaaaactacttGTTGATTGATAATATTTTAAATCATTTTGGCCTTGGTCACTCATTACATTATGAACCATTTTTATCTGATTCTCTTTTTTCTTCCTGTTGGTTCATTTTTGTACGGACTTTTGCTTCATCCTCACATGTTTCTCTTTTTGCTGGCTATGTCTGGGGGTTTGATTACAGGATGTGTAGAATCTGCTGAGCGGGCTCTGGCCCTTGGCAGGACATTGCCATAGTTGGGATGCCAGTCTGGTCGCGCTTCTTTGAGTGGGTTTTGTTTGGGTTAATCCAGCTGGAACGTGCCGGCTCTGTGCTGTCGGCCCCAAACAGAGGGTATTAAACAGCCGCCGCTGCCTCTGTCGCCTCAGATGATGTGCGGACACTGCAGGGACAAAGACAGGAGCCATGGCCTCATTCAAGAAGTCCTTTGAGAGCCTGAAAGGCACGAGCCACTCAGCAGCAAAAGGAGTCACAGACTCCACAGGTATAGCATTAAGCTGTGAGCTGTGGTAGACAGAGAAAGCCCTTTTCACCCTTCTTTCTTgtgaaacagctttttttttttttttttttttttttatccctgagGTCTGTGACTGTACAGTGAGTCCTTCTGGTGTGTTTTTAGTGCAGGCAGCGCAGGATGCTGTGCAGCAGGTGGCAGACTCCTCCAAGGATACAGTCAGCACAGGTACAGTAAATGTCATCAGTAAATGAATGGATTATGTTCAAGAATGGACGTTAGCTTGGTTTCAGAAACTTGTAAATCTGGAAAAAGTACATCATTACAAACAAATTCTTCTGATCTCACAGAGCTTAAATAACATGAAGAAGTGTTTTATATCTGAATAACATTTTAGATTTTTCCAATGTTGTATGTGGTATggcagtgcagaaaaaaaaaagctttgctgAAAGTGGAGGTGAACTCCTTCAGTtcaaataaatgataaactgacaacaAACAAATGACATTTGTCTCGTAAATGGATATGTGTGACGTTTTGTACAGAGGTGCATGTGAACTGAAAACATTCACTTCAGTattaatctgatcttttaatGACTTGCACTTAATACTGTGTTctttcacaaaaacaaacaaacaaaaaacatcattGTCATTATATAGGTTTAACTTTCTAtagtttattttacaaaaaaaacatactttgtGAAGGGTGATCAGGTGTctgtgttaaataaatgtataattcaataaagaaataaatataatcCTCATATTAGCTCGAAATAAGGTTCtaacaacttgtttttttgttttgttttgtgttttataatcaatgttttatttgttttttttttttctccaaagctgCCCAGGAGGccagcaaacagactcaagcagCCATAGGAAAAGCTGCTGACAAGGCCACAGACACTATCAAGGAGTTTGGACAGAAACTGGAGACCAAATGATtcctaaaatatgaacaattatAGCTGAAGCTGGAGCCAACTTGTCTGATCATCCGTAGGATTTAGATAAAATAACAATGGATAGAGGTTTGTTGGCATCCGAAGACCTgaaagaaaatatttacagtatatatcTCCAAACACAGCTCACATTCCAAAGGAAATCTTCATAAATTGTCgttgcatttgtgttttttttctttattatagcTTTCATTATATGTGattattttgagaaataaaaagaGATACTAACTTGTTTCTTGTGCTTTCAAAATGTGATATTCTGCCACACACAGCCCAGATAACACTGTTTGTAGCAGTAGAAGTGCTGTATCTGTGAAGTATCCTGTTTTATGCTGTGGAGAGCGCTTATCAATGAATAACCGTGGCCATTATTACCAACACATTGCTGAGAAGATGGCCTTTGGCAGGATGATGGCTCCTGATGAGAATGTGATCGGGGCTGTCTACCTTGGCCCTTACCAGCACACCTCCCTTCTCTATCACACTACAGGTTGCTAGGCAACAGAACTCAGTGGCGGCCAGGGATTGGTGGAGGCCTTTGAATTAATAGTGAGAATACTTCTGTCAGTACATGGTGTTCTGGCCAAGCTACAGCCCACTGCTACAGTAAAACAAGAAAGGGAAGATTGTCAAAATGACTGAAATATAAACATCCTTGGTCTCACACAATTACTCGAGGCGAGCAGAATTATAGTGGCTCTAGAGAAATATGTGTCGCATCACAGAGAGTTTGGGGGTGAGCATGAAAGATGTGGTGGTTTACAAGTGTTTGTCTGTGTGGGAGGCACAGATCTGCTTCCTCCAGGCTCCTTCAGTTTGCCTCATGTACTTTTACAGTTAAAGCACAACACTCTTGCACTTATATTTCACAAAAAGCCTATATCCATCAAAACCAGACCTGTTTTTTCCATTGTATGCCCTCCCCATCCCCACCCCCGGAACCTGTTGATAgactgtgttcatttcatttattgattcATTTGACAGTTcagtggttaaaaaaacaaaaagcataaGAACTGTAAATGAGCCAGTATTACAGTGTCTAACAAGAAAGGTTTTCATCTGTTGTCTTTGACTAGATGTTAAAAAGGCGCCTAAAACTAAAACCAGAAAAAAAGGACGATTTAGCAGCAGTGCCTTTTTTGCATCTTCAGTCTGCTCTTTTACTACAATTAGTCAGTGATTTCTTTATAGTGAAGACACCAAGTAAAAGTGGCCTACGCACACACACCATTTCATGTCTGAGGAGCAGTAATGCATCGTCAAAGAAAGAAATCCCTCTTCTGCATACTTTACTCCGCCTTCAGAAGTCCTTATTCTGATGACTTTAAGTGACATCAAAGATCTTATCACCAATCTCAAACATTTCTTCAGCAAAACCAGAGCGCCAATTTACAGGTTTATTTCTCTGTGCACAGTTGCCATTGTGTTGCTATGAGAACCTGGAGTTAATTACTATGATTTAGTGGTGATTAGAGAGCTGAAGAGAGATTTTGTCATTACATTACCACTCACTGCCAGAGCCCGACCGTGGTTTCCAGGGAAACTGGAAATCTGAAGCTTTTCAATAGACACAGCCACAGCTTAAAGAGAGAGGATTGCCTAAGATAGATTCTTCTAGAGACAAACCTGTAGCCACTGCAATCAGTATCAGTCAACACGGGAAATATACGGACACTTGTGGGTCTTGATCAGCAATGAGATTTACAATGTTTGACCTAAATTTGGGAGAGAGCAATGGAGAGACTTCAGTGTGACTCGGACTTCTGAGGTATGTCTATGACGCGTAATTTCCTGCAATTTGTTTTCATAATGTTTGTCTTCATAGTTAAAATTTGGCAAGCACTCTGGATTTCCTGCGCAGGCTTTTGTTTGCAGGCAATTCTAAGCTATAACAGAACTTGACTATAAACTACATGCATATATTTTTAGCATTGAAAGGTATAATGAGAGGTAAAATTGAACCAAAATGTTCCAAGATTTAACATATAAATACAGTTTACTGAAATGTTTCAGGAGAGAAAACTACTGGTTATGAAACTCCTGGTTAGAAAAATAAGCATGTGAATAATTTCTAATGGTAATGATGTAACTGTAACATGTCAGTGTTTGGACACTTGACATCGTTATCAAGTCAGAGTATTTTTACCCCACAAAAGCGTTTCATTCTGCACTCATACCTAGGCTGTTTTTAGTTACCAATTACATGTTGCACAAACTGTCAGCACTGTGTTATGCCCTGCAGGTACTTCAACCAGTTTAATCCAAAGACAGAATGGGAAGTCTTAAGGATGAGATGAGAGGTCTCAGTGAGGACCGCCAGCTCTGCGAGAAGGCAGATGATGGAGAGCATCCAGGAAGCTCAGATGGCTGCGCTGTGACTGAGGGACCTCAGATAAACACCAGTCAAAAGTCAACAACACAAGAGGACTACGAGCCAAAACTGCTCATGAATACGAGCCACGTCGAGGAGAGCAACGGGGAATTTACAGGAGAAGTTTGTGACAACAGTGACCAAACAGACTCTAAAGACAGTAAGCTCTCTGACACCATCCCTCTGACACAACAAAGCAAAGCTGAGACAACAACAACAGCTGACACAACAACCTCCACGCAATCAGTTTCTAATGAGATTTCTAATAAGTGTGAATCTGCTGAAGAAAACATGGATCTTGACAGACAACAACAGCCAGAAACTAAGAGTATCTCAGTGGCTGTGCCAGGAACTCCAGACCCCACCGACCCTCGTTCCCCAGCTCCTTTTGGGCAGCACCACATGCGTACACAGGTCAGCCTGGAAGTGGTACAGTGTCACTCTGCAGCGACCAGTCCCATGACACCTCCTGAGGGTGGTCATTCCTTCTTTTTCCCCCCACGCTCCTTTGGGGGATCTGGAGCTATGGATGCAGACACTAAAGACGCTGAGCTGCAGGTTGGTACACAGGTGCAGTTCTGCTCTGTTGCCACATCTCCCATGACCCCAAAGACGCCGTATACCACTGCTTTCCCAGAGCTTATCGGCAGAGAAACGGTGCAGAAGGtggagaaaacaaaaaagacagagGATCAGGGTCAGAGTAGCCAACATGAAAGTTCCCCTTCTGTCACAAAACATCCAGCAGAGGCTGAGTCAGAGATAACCGATGCTTTGAAAAGTACCACGCCAAAGGAGCTGACTGAAGATGTCAGCTGCAATACTTCTCAAGAGAGCTCTGCCACTAAGTTAAAAGATTCACAAGAAGCTCAGGAGGGTAGCGATCACCAGTATAAGCAGCAGAGGGTGGGGAGTATGGATCAAGACATTACAATCCTAGTAACCCAACATGGCAatactgaggaggaagaggacaaaGGAGAAAGCGAGTCCTCCATTTGTCCCATTGAGGCAGACATGGTCAAAATAGATGAAGTCGAAGAAGACAACAGTGATATGAAAAAAGAGAATGGAAAGGAAAAGACCTCTAACTTTGATCAGATACAGGGATCTTCAAATATAATCGCAACTGAAGAATCCTCTATTTCTGCTCATGAACAACCAAAATCTGAAGTAAAATCTGATCATTCAAAGGAAAAGACAGATCGCTGCGATAGTGAGGAGTTATCCCTGTCAAAATCTGCAGTCCCTGAGTCTCCAGCTCCTTTTGGCTGCCACAACATCCGGACGCAGGTGAGCCTGGAGGTGGTGCAGTGTCAGTCTGTAGCTACCAGCCCCATGACCCCTCCAGAGGGAGACCAAGCCTTCTACTTCCCAAGCTCTTTGGGAAAAAGAGAGTCTGTGGGTACAGATACTAAAGACGCTGAGATGCAGGTAGGGCGACAGGTGGAGTTTCGCTCTGTTGCTACAGCACCCATGACCCCAAGAACACCCATCGCCACAACTTTCCCTGAGATCATGAAGGAAACAAGCATAGAGGAGAAGATAATTGAGGAGGAAGGGGAAAATAATGAGGAGGCAGCTGCAGAAAAAGAGGACGAGAAATCAACTCAGGAGCAAAAGAATGAAGAAGCTGATGAGGAACAAAGGGAGGAAATGAACTGCAAGGAGGAGAAATGTGAGGAGCCGGTGCAGGAGGTGAGCTGGGATGAGAAAGGGATGACATGGGAGGTGTACGGGGCGGTGGTGGAGGTGTCCGTTCTGGGCTCGGCTATCCAGAAACACCTGGAAAAACAGGTGAAGAAGCAGAAAAGGCAGCCGTCCatgcctccacctcctccactgaACCCTTCAGCCACGCCCCACACCTCTGAGTCATCCCAGCGAGGCTCGGGTAAGGGCAGAGCAGGTAAAAGAGGAGCAGGGGGAGATGGGAAAGTCAGCCGACGCAGACGGAACCCTTTTCGCCAGATGATGGAGAACATGCAGCAGCCACACTGTTGCTCCAGAGCTCATACCACAGAGTGACATGACGTTTTGGAAAGAAAATAACACGACAGCTCGGATACATGTGGCTGTGTGCAGTGAATTCACTGATTTATTCACAAGTCACATTGTCTTAAGTGTGAGAAGCTGTTAACTTCCTCACATAAGGCACAAAAAGCACAGAAGCATTCAATACGCCGCTTCAGTCATGTAACACTGATAAGCAGCCATatgaagtgtttttcttttttcttctttttctggaTTACTCTTTTTCACAGATTTCAACTGCAGACTGACAAATGAATGGATACCTTTCACAGAGAAATGAGGGTGATACATCAACGTCATCTTTTGCTTCATTGTGTTTCACCCAGATTATTGAACTGTCCACTGAGCCATTtcagctgcttttcttttttaatgcaCCTCAGATAATATGAAGCCATGACAACCAGTGTCCCTTCTTCTGGTTGCTAACAACCTTCACAGAGCTTTGACTGGGGAAAAAATGGCTTTGAAACAGTTTTTGATTGTGACTTATGACCCTGTGGTCAATCGGCACATTATCGAGGTCCTTTAATTTTAGATGTATTTAAACTGAATTTGATCTAAATGTTGCCTTGACGTGTGTGTGTTAGATGAGTTCCTACACTTCTGTGTGTCTTCTTTTCTGCTTTTAGATTTGGCATAACATTTTTGACTTGTTTGTggtgaaaaacataaaaatgagcaCAATCATGATCATTTGAAATAAGTAATGGCACCTGATAAGAGTCTTTACTGCTAATTGTAATTTCAACCAATATTTAGTGATTTAGTTGTAAATTTATGTGATGGAATTACTTTACCTGTGTTTAATTCAGAGGTTGTTGCAGTGTTAGTGGTGTTGGTGTTACATTAACTTCATAAACTCTGGTTTAAAGGAGCACTTCAGAGACAttaattttatttacttaattgcaCTTGTGATACATTCATTTAACATCAGTGTATGGAGAATAACCATTACAATTTGTTGCTTCTCACAAAGTCACACTGCATGAAGTATTTCAAAGCACAAAACTAACACTGACAAATGAAATATGCATAAGGTTTTGGCTGACATGCAGCCATTAAATTATAGGTTTATACATTGAcattctgacttctttttttgcatttcagttttttgagtAGCATCAGCTACAACAAATTCTCAAAACTGCTGCATTAATATATTAACAGAAATAAAATCATTCACATGTGCAATAAAAATGTCTTGCTTTTCCACAGATTTTgcagtttttgttgtttatttgatgGTCATGTAAAGACAAGAGCTCATAAGGCAACTAAATAAATATCTGGTATCATTACGGTGTCATCAGGGAATACTTTCTCACTCTTTTTGGTTCTTTTGTTTTTACTTGaatcaaatatttaaataaaaccaATCCATCAGGGCTTACGCAATACTTGCGCAAAAGCTATTCCACTTACTTAATAACACAGTaaagtaaaaacaacacaaagtctGCATCTGATATCAGAAAAATTTGGTCATCAAAATGTTTTATCAACAATTTGGTTACAGAGAAGCAACATATGTACATCTGTGGCTTTGCTCTACATCTGCCTTCTTTTCTTTATTTCCCTCAGAGGTCTGTGGTGCTGAATGCAGGGTTAGTGAACTCCTCATTGTGATTTCTGGAGCCTTTCTTTTGGCCGTGATGGGCCAGTGCTGCACCCAGGGGCTCACTGTACTCTGGTAGcctctcgtcctcctcctcctcctggatcCTCTGCTAATGAGCGCCAGAAAAGTTTTAAAATTAGTACATGTTAGATTATTCATAACTACAAATTATGATTGACTTGAGAATGTTAACTCACCATGATAGGATTTGTGTCCTTCTCAGACATTATCATGTCATCGCTGTAGTCCAGGGAACTGAGGCTAATGAAAGAAATATGATCCCCATGAACACAATCAAAAAGCTGATAAGGATTCTGTTGCTTTTAGATGGAAAATGTGCTTTTAAAAGAATAAAGATCATGTGGTCTTGTCTGAGAGTCAGTGTGCTGTAGTGAGCACACTGTGACATAATGTTCACCTGGAAAAGATCCCAGATTGTTACCCAGCACGACTACAGAGAGGAGAGTGAGGTCATATGTCACTGTGATCAACCGCCTCGTCAACTGCGGTGACTGAGCAAATAAGCGCGAACAACAGATGGTGAAGCCAGTGATATCTTTACCTGACTTTGTCAGCATCTGAGCTCTGTGCATCTATGTCCAGGATCATGGCTGCATCAATGTTGAGGTTGAGTACAGGGTTAGCCCTATAGAAAGACGAGCACAGTCAAACCAGCCCATATTTTAAGACTTACTCATTTGTGTTAAATATCCTGTCCTGCAGATGACGTTGTCTGCTCACCCCTCCATGGTGTACTTGTTGGTTCCGGGTAATACAGGACCACTTTTCTGGTTGTCAGAAGTCACCATGGAAGCAGTGTTCATGGCTTTGGCGGCCTTTAGTTTTCTCCTGTAGCTGTAGTTAGAAGTGTGTTGGATTAGAAAAACAGGAGTCGGTTTACTCATAGTTGTGTTTAGATTTGAAACTGTTATAATTAGTATACAACGACAATCTCTCGCCAGATCTCTTCTTACTTTCTGCGTGTGCACACCAGTGATGTTGTAAGGACAGTCAGAACAATGATGAGCCCCCCTATCATGCCCACCATGACGAACTGCAGAACGTTTACCTTTGGTTCTTCCACATCAACAGTCCCCTAAAAAAAGTACAATGTTGGTATGTGCAGACCTGCAAAGTGCAAAGACTGTGGTGTCTGTAGGTCTGTTTTAATTCAGTTCATTCCTTGTGTTTGTTTGCACACCAGGGGTGATGCTCAAGTCATAAACCTTGGGCTAAATGACATGTTACTAATCGAAACTCCAAAGTTTCCAAACTAGTGCTGCAGACAGGAAAAGGCTGGAATTAACAGAAGTCCTACAGATGTAATTTGACATCCCTTAAAAACATTTCTTCCACTTGTTGAAAAAAACTGATAACAGGTCAAACCTCCAGCAGCACATGAAGTACTTTGAACAACCTCATTATATATTAGACCCACTCATTACTACCTTGCTTAAAAGATGCTTGTAATGTCTTTCATGGGGACCCAGACAGGGCAACAAGCTGGTGCTATTTTAATAAGTTCTAAATACCCCCAGCATTACTGGAGCTTTGACTTGTTATCTGTATTTTCCATTCTCCATGCGTCTTGGAAGGAGGTGAAGCTGTGCCAGTGACTCCTACCAATTGAAAATTATGCAGCAGAAGtgggaaaagaaaatgaaaaaaaatactgaaagatAATTACAAAGGTCACAAGAAGCTTTTAAACTGTATAAAGACAAACGCAGCTTGAATAGCATATATGCAAGAGAGGGCTCAGAGGGTCAGAAAATAAACCACTTGTACTTACTATGTATGAGAGGCCATATTCTGCCAGTTTAAGAAAATATTCAGGCTCCGAGAGCATGTCTTCTACTTGATTAGATGTAAGAGCTGTCCCATTGCGGTTAACAAAATATGTCTCCATGATTGTGTCGCCTGGGGCCCTGAGAGCAGAGAAGGTATCACTCAGTCAAAACTAACTTTAAATACCAACTCTGAGCTGTGTCAAATCTAGACTATAAAAGATTATTTGTTACTGCAATTAGCAAGTCATATCAGTGTAGGTATATAGATTATCCTCAATGCATGACTGATTATAGGGCCACTGGCACCACCTAGTGGACAAAACTAATATAAGCACATGAAGACAAGGCAAGAGTCATTTTAGTTCCTGTCAACACCAAACAGTGATTTATCAGCTGTAGCAGCACTGACTGTCAAAGTAAACCCTAggaatgtatgtaaatgtgcagtcAGTTATAGTTAGAGGGGGTGTGAAAAGAAAACTTGCCTGGCTTCCTCTTTTTCAGTAGTAAGTGCAACAATGTGAACTGTCGCTTTGGTCGCAGCCATAAGATCTCTGGAAATGTGGAGATATAAAGGgatcagacacagacataaagcAGATTTTCAAAAGCATGTCTTTGTTATATTATTAGAAAGCTGTATGACTTAGAAAAAAGTACCTCTTGATATTATCTTCGTTTTTTTCTACTTCTTCCAAGGGAGATTTAAATCTAAGTTCAATTCTGAATGACTCATCAACGGTGAAGATCTGCAAATTGAAAGCAAATGTTGTTTCAATACGGGAAAAGCAGGTATGATTTCAGAGGtgtctgtttgtttactgtaGAAAAGGCCATTAAATGCATAAGAtgaagatgtatttctgttactgGGGTGAAATTatgaaatgacaaatataaatTTAAAGACGTACAGttcattaatggttttcaaaacattggCTTGGAAAGATATTTTCAAGGGATACACAAAGGAatgatttttgctgtttttattggtAGAATAAAACTGGTTTAGATTTGAATATAGGCGAGGTGCatataagcatttagcttctgcctaagCTTATTCAGTCTCAGCATAATTCACATTTGGTTGACTTAAAATTAGtctcattgtttgtattttctgtattatggtTGACGACTAAATAATTTTTTATGCAGATTTATCATGAGACAAATTAATGTCAGGAACACCAGGGGTGTAACCAGTGGTAATTCCAAAATCATATATCAAAAGACCTCCATGGGGCAGTcagtgtttagtt is a genomic window of Sphaeramia orbicularis chromosome 10, fSphaOr1.1, whole genome shotgun sequence containing:
- the gprin1 gene encoding G protein-regulated inducer of neurite outgrowth 1, whose amino-acid sequence is MGSLKDEMRGLSEDRQLCEKADDGEHPGSSDGCAVTEGPQINTSQKSTTQEDYEPKLLMNTSHVEESNGEFTGEVCDNSDQTDSKDSKLSDTIPLTQQSKAETTTTADTTTSTQSVSNEISNKCESAEENMDLDRQQQPETKSISVAVPGTPDPTDPRSPAPFGQHHMRTQVSLEVVQCHSAATSPMTPPEGGHSFFFPPRSFGGSGAMDADTKDAELQVGTQVQFCSVATSPMTPKTPYTTAFPELIGRETVQKVEKTKKTEDQGQSSQHESSPSVTKHPAEAESEITDALKSTTPKELTEDVSCNTSQESSATKLKDSQEAQEGSDHQYKQQRVGSMDQDITILVTQHGNTEEEEDKGESESSICPIEADMVKIDEVEEDNSDMKKENGKEKTSNFDQIQGSSNIIATEESSISAHEQPKSEVKSDHSKEKTDRCDSEELSLSKSAVPESPAPFGCHNIRTQVSLEVVQCQSVATSPMTPPEGDQAFYFPSSLGKRESVGTDTKDAEMQVGRQVEFRSVATAPMTPRTPIATTFPEIMKETSIEEKIIEEEGENNEEAAAEKEDEKSTQEQKNEEADEEQREEMNCKEEKCEEPVQEVSWDEKGMTWEVYGAVVEVSVLGSAIQKHLEKQVKKQKRQPSMPPPPPLNPSATPHTSESSQRGSGKGRAGKRGAGGDGKVSRRRRNPFRQMMENMQQPHCCSRAHTTE